A genomic region of Pelodiscus sinensis isolate JC-2024 chromosome 19, ASM4963464v1, whole genome shotgun sequence contains the following coding sequences:
- the NCKAP5L gene encoding nck-associated protein 5-like isoform X1, with protein sequence MSGDMKPEEGGSEPGTSQELLQRLRELEAENSALAQANENQRETYERCLDEVANHVVQALLNQKDLRQECIKLKKRVFDLERQNQSLSDLFQQKLQLATGSLPQLALHPVPSLCSPPASLQLGSVEKLAPPLPLGCCALPREAGSPGSQPMEALSPFFKKKAQILEVLRKLEETDPLLCPPPWREPGYSPTKAGSRHCQPVPGSQPESPLNGEGPPADFLAATRQRWPPCLLLAQTGLEEALKWKGEEEEGQGGGLEAEGGRPQLLPPLCCQQKGEGSSSSSSDELGEPGPLEKGPPGEALRSALDLGLLLEDTECYLQHFRKEGCPLNGEPAAAYRLEGPLEALGPPAGVLSRDMLTGLSAMGRYQPIKPASGLAQASADKPAFGTAPGEQDLGPFPDAALERQAYLSVCLAGDEPPEKSAKGKPKLQPGPTSPGGGALPLPSPSKMLRLLRIPTPGEKPQGPNPLRLSPQLTRSSKIPCRSNNYEVCPSPGLSRRASPEGPVGPACPLTPGAGGQASPKAGRPLAPGTAEGAVRSPEPFGHRSLKAHDYENVSELSVGGLASPPELPKCSRSTPGRGAPPCPPELCPYAPAKERGTESPPPARRTAGDSAGPRRLGSGTGKKQPEPGHLPFKERLSALGKLKRAEAGERKEAPGLEKNSCPAKPRAPGRPCEEALEARAHPRPGAGGSLKHQEQCRSGDAAGRCYSSGSVGSRLEAEACSAKHYAAKARQPGTPLGTRNPPKAPPVPPAKSNKSPHGSPTKLPSKSPTKAAAKPGAARPPAEEPKAGSPKRPPTPPPGAGRKAPDSAKAPALHSAIEEKVMKGIEENMLRLQGQDKGPAGEGKPKNSSGIASWFGLRKSKLPALSRRPEALKAKEERKERGPGPPLPRREGKAAACKLEAESLNISRLMEKAEDLRKALEEEKAYLNGLALEKGRPHACGVLVEQTQSELQVMYQEVTAENFMQQLLNRVDGKEAYENRLEQKRELRDFQRVSQDAKDPRLFRPPRNGIVGHLRSCEETPEQSPDAKLREEIPSDESLAESVSSQHFTACGSLTRTLDSGIGTFPPPDYCSGAPSKNLPKPRPSLDPLPSVALGQPPGATRVPRKARTLEREVPSAEDVLAPGKHQSMPAFHGVPAGAEPPPSLRGRTGCPDGLYPEPCVETGRARRAGQSKNWTFPNSKACGGAADPFLCTARDLAGLHGLGGGSVCSTAERKRASSDVPHLLPPSSLAFVGSRTPSASDVGEEGSTDLKSRDTGQGQPGLENSESLSDSLYDSLSSCGSQG encoded by the exons ATGTCAGGAGACATGAAGCCAGAAGAGGGCGGCAGCGAGCCAGgaaccagccaggagctgctgcagagactgcGGGAGCTGGAG GCAGAGAACTCGGCCCTGGCTCAGGCCAATGAGAACCAGAGGGAGACCTACGAGCGCTGCCTGGACGAG GTTGCCAACCACGTGGTGCAGGCTCTGCTCAACCAGAAG GACCTGCGCCAGGAGTGCATCAAGCTGAAGAAGAGGGTCTTTGACCTGGAGCGGCAGAACCAGAGCCTGAGCGACCtcttccagcagaagctgcagctgGCGACCGGCTCGCTGCCCCAG CTGGCGCTGCACCCGGTGCCCTCgctctgcagccccccagccagtcTCCAGCTGGGCTCGGTGGAGAAGCtggcccccccgctgcccctgggATGCTGCGCCCTGCCGAGGGAG gcgggcagccctggctcccaacCCATGGAGGCGCTGTCGCCCTTCTTCAAGAAGAAAGCCCAGATCCTGGAAGTGCTGCGGAAGCTGGAGGAGACGgaccccctgctgtgccccccgccctggAGAGAGCCCGGCTACTCCCCCACCAAGGCCGGCTCCCGCCATTGCCAGCCGgtcccagggagccagccagaGTCGCCCCTGAATGGGGAGGGCCCCCCGGCCGATTTCCTGGCCGCCACACGCCAGCGCTGGCCGCCCTGCCTGCTGCTAGCGCAGACGGGCCTGGAGGAGGCGCTGAAGTGGaagggcgaggaggaggagggccaggggggcGGCCTGGAAGCCGAGGGGGGGcggccccagctgctgcccccgctgtgctgccagCAGAAGGGCGAgggcagctcctcctcctcctccgacgAGCTGGGGGAGCCGGGCCCCCTGGAGAAGGGGCCCCCGGGCGAGGCCCTGCGGAGCGCCCTGGACCTGGGCTTGCTGCTGGAGGACACGGAGTGCTACCTGCAGCACTTCCGGAAGGAGGGCTGCCCGCTCAACGGGGAGCCGGCGGCCGCCTACCGGCTGGAGGGCCCCCTGGAGGCGCTGGGCCCCCCCGCGGGGGTGCTGAGCCGCGACATGCTCACTGGCCTCTCTGCCATGGGCAGGTACCAGCCCATCAAGCCGGCATcaggcctggcccaggctagcgCGGACAAGCCAGCTTTTGGCACTGCCCCGGGGGAGCAGGACCTGGGGCCCTTCCCCGACGCGGCCCTGGAGCGCCAGGCCTACCTCAGCGTCTGCCTCGCCGGAGACGAGCCCCCCGAGAAGAGCGCCAAGGGCAAGCCCAAGCTGCAGCCGGGCCCCACGTCCCCGGGCGGGGGGgcacttcccctgccctccccctccaagaTGCTCCGGCTCCTGAGGATCCCCACGCCCGGGGAGAAGCCTCAGGGCCCCAACCCCTTGCGCCTGAGCCCCCAGCTCACCCGCAGCTCCAAGATCCCCTGCCGCAGCAACAACTACGAGGTGTGCCCCTCGCCCGGGCTCAGCCGCAGGGCATCCCCTGAAGGGCCcgtggggcctgcctgccccctgacCCCTGGGGCAGGCGGCCAGGCCTCCCCCAAGGCCGGCAGGCCCCTGGCTCCTGGGACGGCCGAGGGGGCCGTGCGCTCCCCGGAGCCCTTCGGCCACCGCTCCCTGAAGGCGCACGACTACGAGAACGTCTCGGAGCTGTCGGTGGGTGGCCTGGCCTCCCCGCCGGAGCTGCCCAAATGCTCCCGCTCCACCCCCGGGCGAGGTGCCCCCCCCTGCCCGCCTGAGCTGTGCCCCTACGCCCCGGCCAAGGAGCGGGGGACGGAGTCCCCGCCGCCTGCCCGCAGGACTGCCGGGGACTCCGCTGGGCCCAGGAGGCTGGGGAGCGGCACCGGGAAGAAGCAGCCGGAGCCGGGACACCTGCCGTTTAAGGAGCGGCTCTCGGCGCTGGGGAAGCTGAAGAGGGCGGAGGCCGGGGAGCGGAAGGAGGCGCCGGGGCTGGAGAAGAACAGCTGCCCCGCGAAGCCCCGAGCCCCGGGCCGGCCCTGCGAGGAGGCGCTGGAGGCTCGGGCGCACCCCCGGCCCGGTGCAGGCGGCAGCCTCAAGCACCAGGAGCAGTGCCGCAGCGGGGATGCCGCCGGGCGCTGCTACTCCTCTGGCTCGGTGGGCTCCCGGCTGGAGGCTGAGGCCTGCTCCGCCAAGCACTACGCCGCCAAAGCCCGCCAGCCGGGGACCCCCCTGGGCACCAGGAACCCCCCCAAAGCCCCTCCGGTGCCCCCAGCCAAGAGCAACAAGAGCCCCCACGGGAGCCCCACCAAGCTGCCCTCCAAGTCGCCCACCAAGGCAGCGGCCAAACccggggctgcccgcccgcctgccGAAGAGCCCAAGGCCGGCAGCCCCAAGCGGCCGCCCACACCGCCCCCCGGCGCCGGCCGCAAGGCGCCCGACAGCGCCAAGGCCCCGGCCCTGCACTCGGCCATCGAGGAGAAGGTGATGAAGGGCATTGAGGAGAACATGCTGcgcctgcagggccaggacaagGGGCCGGCGGGCGAGGGGAAGCCGAAGAACTCGAGCGGCATCGCCAGCTGGTTCGGGCTGCGCAAGAGCAAACTGCCCGCCCTGAGCCGGCGGCCCGAGGCGCTCAAGGCCAAGGAAGAGCGGAAGGAGCGGGGCCCGGGCCCCCCGCTGccccgcagggaggggaaggcggcCGCCTGCAAGCTGGAGGCGGAGAGCCTCAACATCTCCAGGCTGATGGAGAAGGCGGAGGACCTGCGCAAGgcgctggaggaggagaaggcctATCTCAACGGGCTGGCGCTGGAGAAGGGCCGGCCCCACGCCTGCGGCGTCCTCGTGGAGCAGACGCAGAGCGAGCTGCAGGTCATGTACCAGGAGGTGACGGCCGAAAACTTCATGCAGCAGCTTCTGAACAG ggtgGATGGGAAGGAAGCCTACGAGAACAGGCTGGAGCAGAAGAGGGAGCTCCGGGATTTCCAGAGGGTCTCTCAGGACGCCAAAGACCCCAGGCTCTTCCGGCCGCCCCGGAACGGCATCGTCGGCCACCTGCGGAGCTGCGAGGAGACCCCTGAACAG AGCCCAGATGCGAAGCTCCGGGAGGAGATCCCCTCGGATGAGAGCCTGGCCGAGTCCGTGAGCTCCCAGCACTTCACAG CCTGCGGCTCCCTGACCCGGACCCTGGACAGCGGCATCGGCACCTTTCCGCCCCCAGACTACTGCAGTGGGGCTCCCAGTAAAAACCTCCCCAAGCCGAGACCCAGCCTGGACCCGCTGCCCAGCGtcgccctggggcagccccctggtGCCACCCGAGTCCCCCGCAAGGCCCGGACGCTGGAGAGGGAGGTGCCCAGCGCAGAGGACGTCTTGGCGCCTGGGAAGCACCAAAGCATGCCCGCCTTCCACGGAGTGCCGGCCGGTGCCGAGCCGCCCCCGAGCCTCCGCGGCCGCACGGGCTGCCCTGACGGGTTGTACCCGG AGCCCTGCGTGGAGACCGGCCGAGCGCGGCGAGCGGGGCAGAGCAAGAACTGGACCTTCCCCAACTCCAAAGCTTGCGGCGGCGCCGCTGACCCCTTCCTGTGCACGGCCCGGGACCTCGCGGGGCTGCACGGGCTGGGCGGG GGCTCTGTGTGCAGCACCGCGGAGCGGAAGAGAGCCTCCTCGGATgtgccccacctgctgcccccctcctccctggcgtTCGTCGGCAGCAGGACGCCCAGTGCCTCGGACGTGGGCGAGGAAGGCAGCACAGACCTGAAGTCCAGGGACACAGGGCAGGGCCAGCCGGGCCTGGAGAACTCGGAGTCGCTCAGTGACTCGCTGTATGACAGCCTGTCCTCCTGCGGGAGCCAGGGCTGA
- the NCKAP5L gene encoding nck-associated protein 5-like isoform X2: MSGDMKPEEGGSEPGTSQELLQRLRELEAENSALAQANENQRETYERCLDEVANHVVQALLNQKDLRQECIKLKKRVFDLERQNQSLSDLFQQKLQLATGSLPQLALHPVPSLCSPPASLQLGSVEKLAPPLPLGCCALPREAGSPGSQPMEALSPFFKKKAQILEVLRKLEETDPLLCPPPWREPGYSPTKAGSRHCQPVPGSQPESPLNGEGPPADFLAATRQRWPPCLLLAQTGLEEALKWKGEEEEGQGGGLEAEGGRPQLLPPLCCQQKGEGSSSSSSDELGEPGPLEKGPPGEALRSALDLGLLLEDTECYLQHFRKEGCPLNGEPAAAYRLEGPLEALGPPAGVLSRDMLTGLSAMGRYQPIKPASGLAQASADKPAFGTAPGEQDLGPFPDAALERQAYLSVCLAGDEPPEKSAKGKPKLQPGPTSPGGGALPLPSPSKMLRLLRIPTPGEKPQGPNPLRLSPQLTRSSKIPCRSNNYEVCPSPGLSRRASPEGPVGPACPLTPGAGGQASPKAGRPLAPGTAEGAVRSPEPFGHRSLKAHDYENVSELSVGGLASPPELPKCSRSTPGRGAPPCPPELCPYAPAKERGTESPPPARRTAGDSAGPRRLGSGTGKKQPEPGHLPFKERLSALGKLKRAEAGERKEAPGLEKNSCPAKPRAPGRPCEEALEARAHPRPGAGGSLKHQEQCRSGDAAGRCYSSGSVGSRLEAEACSAKHYAAKARQPGTPLGTRNPPKAPPVPPAKSNKSPHGSPTKLPSKSPTKAAAKPGAARPPAEEPKAGSPKRPPTPPPGAGRKAPDSAKAPALHSAIEEKVMKGIEENMLRLQGQDKGPAGEGKPKNSSGIASWFGLRKSKLPALSRRPEALKAKEERKERGPGPPLPRREGKAAACKLEAESLNISRLMEKAEDLRKALEEEKAYLNGLALEKGRPHACGVLVEQTQSELQVMYQEVTAENFMQQLLNRYRAGERSRQSSGRKQKWVSSVGSQGPWALALALGGDWGLVRVRKGGPGLLAPVPSLGTDSRSLLWASVSPSANGNFASQALACSEGRRGGLAFRGSHPELRPGQAGPSPEAGEGVPLLPDLGAGLWGSNCVCWRPCGGSCPLPAGWMGRKPTRTGWSRRGSSGISRGSLRTPKTPGSSGRPGTASSATCGAARRPLNRAQMRSSGRRSPRMRAWPSP; this comes from the exons ATGTCAGGAGACATGAAGCCAGAAGAGGGCGGCAGCGAGCCAGgaaccagccaggagctgctgcagagactgcGGGAGCTGGAG GCAGAGAACTCGGCCCTGGCTCAGGCCAATGAGAACCAGAGGGAGACCTACGAGCGCTGCCTGGACGAG GTTGCCAACCACGTGGTGCAGGCTCTGCTCAACCAGAAG GACCTGCGCCAGGAGTGCATCAAGCTGAAGAAGAGGGTCTTTGACCTGGAGCGGCAGAACCAGAGCCTGAGCGACCtcttccagcagaagctgcagctgGCGACCGGCTCGCTGCCCCAG CTGGCGCTGCACCCGGTGCCCTCgctctgcagccccccagccagtcTCCAGCTGGGCTCGGTGGAGAAGCtggcccccccgctgcccctgggATGCTGCGCCCTGCCGAGGGAG gcgggcagccctggctcccaacCCATGGAGGCGCTGTCGCCCTTCTTCAAGAAGAAAGCCCAGATCCTGGAAGTGCTGCGGAAGCTGGAGGAGACGgaccccctgctgtgccccccgccctggAGAGAGCCCGGCTACTCCCCCACCAAGGCCGGCTCCCGCCATTGCCAGCCGgtcccagggagccagccagaGTCGCCCCTGAATGGGGAGGGCCCCCCGGCCGATTTCCTGGCCGCCACACGCCAGCGCTGGCCGCCCTGCCTGCTGCTAGCGCAGACGGGCCTGGAGGAGGCGCTGAAGTGGaagggcgaggaggaggagggccaggggggcGGCCTGGAAGCCGAGGGGGGGcggccccagctgctgcccccgctgtgctgccagCAGAAGGGCGAgggcagctcctcctcctcctccgacgAGCTGGGGGAGCCGGGCCCCCTGGAGAAGGGGCCCCCGGGCGAGGCCCTGCGGAGCGCCCTGGACCTGGGCTTGCTGCTGGAGGACACGGAGTGCTACCTGCAGCACTTCCGGAAGGAGGGCTGCCCGCTCAACGGGGAGCCGGCGGCCGCCTACCGGCTGGAGGGCCCCCTGGAGGCGCTGGGCCCCCCCGCGGGGGTGCTGAGCCGCGACATGCTCACTGGCCTCTCTGCCATGGGCAGGTACCAGCCCATCAAGCCGGCATcaggcctggcccaggctagcgCGGACAAGCCAGCTTTTGGCACTGCCCCGGGGGAGCAGGACCTGGGGCCCTTCCCCGACGCGGCCCTGGAGCGCCAGGCCTACCTCAGCGTCTGCCTCGCCGGAGACGAGCCCCCCGAGAAGAGCGCCAAGGGCAAGCCCAAGCTGCAGCCGGGCCCCACGTCCCCGGGCGGGGGGgcacttcccctgccctccccctccaagaTGCTCCGGCTCCTGAGGATCCCCACGCCCGGGGAGAAGCCTCAGGGCCCCAACCCCTTGCGCCTGAGCCCCCAGCTCACCCGCAGCTCCAAGATCCCCTGCCGCAGCAACAACTACGAGGTGTGCCCCTCGCCCGGGCTCAGCCGCAGGGCATCCCCTGAAGGGCCcgtggggcctgcctgccccctgacCCCTGGGGCAGGCGGCCAGGCCTCCCCCAAGGCCGGCAGGCCCCTGGCTCCTGGGACGGCCGAGGGGGCCGTGCGCTCCCCGGAGCCCTTCGGCCACCGCTCCCTGAAGGCGCACGACTACGAGAACGTCTCGGAGCTGTCGGTGGGTGGCCTGGCCTCCCCGCCGGAGCTGCCCAAATGCTCCCGCTCCACCCCCGGGCGAGGTGCCCCCCCCTGCCCGCCTGAGCTGTGCCCCTACGCCCCGGCCAAGGAGCGGGGGACGGAGTCCCCGCCGCCTGCCCGCAGGACTGCCGGGGACTCCGCTGGGCCCAGGAGGCTGGGGAGCGGCACCGGGAAGAAGCAGCCGGAGCCGGGACACCTGCCGTTTAAGGAGCGGCTCTCGGCGCTGGGGAAGCTGAAGAGGGCGGAGGCCGGGGAGCGGAAGGAGGCGCCGGGGCTGGAGAAGAACAGCTGCCCCGCGAAGCCCCGAGCCCCGGGCCGGCCCTGCGAGGAGGCGCTGGAGGCTCGGGCGCACCCCCGGCCCGGTGCAGGCGGCAGCCTCAAGCACCAGGAGCAGTGCCGCAGCGGGGATGCCGCCGGGCGCTGCTACTCCTCTGGCTCGGTGGGCTCCCGGCTGGAGGCTGAGGCCTGCTCCGCCAAGCACTACGCCGCCAAAGCCCGCCAGCCGGGGACCCCCCTGGGCACCAGGAACCCCCCCAAAGCCCCTCCGGTGCCCCCAGCCAAGAGCAACAAGAGCCCCCACGGGAGCCCCACCAAGCTGCCCTCCAAGTCGCCCACCAAGGCAGCGGCCAAACccggggctgcccgcccgcctgccGAAGAGCCCAAGGCCGGCAGCCCCAAGCGGCCGCCCACACCGCCCCCCGGCGCCGGCCGCAAGGCGCCCGACAGCGCCAAGGCCCCGGCCCTGCACTCGGCCATCGAGGAGAAGGTGATGAAGGGCATTGAGGAGAACATGCTGcgcctgcagggccaggacaagGGGCCGGCGGGCGAGGGGAAGCCGAAGAACTCGAGCGGCATCGCCAGCTGGTTCGGGCTGCGCAAGAGCAAACTGCCCGCCCTGAGCCGGCGGCCCGAGGCGCTCAAGGCCAAGGAAGAGCGGAAGGAGCGGGGCCCGGGCCCCCCGCTGccccgcagggaggggaaggcggcCGCCTGCAAGCTGGAGGCGGAGAGCCTCAACATCTCCAGGCTGATGGAGAAGGCGGAGGACCTGCGCAAGgcgctggaggaggagaaggcctATCTCAACGGGCTGGCGCTGGAGAAGGGCCGGCCCCACGCCTGCGGCGTCCTCGTGGAGCAGACGCAGAGCGAGCTGCAGGTCATGTACCAGGAGGTGACGGCCGAAAACTTCATGCAGCAGCTTCTGAACAGGTACCGGGCGGGGGAGAGAAGCCGGCAGAGCTCGGGGCGGAAGCAGAAATGGgtcagcagtgtggggagccagggcccctgggcGCTCGCCCTGGCGCTGGGAGGGGACTGGGGCCTAGTCAGAGTGAGGAaaggggggccaggactcctggctccagTCCCCAGCCTTGGCACAGACTCCCGGAGccttctctgggcctcagtttcacCCTCTGCgaatgggaattttgcctccCAAGCTCTGGCATGctcggaggggaggaggggggggcttgCATTCCGGGGCAGCCATCCTGAGCTCAGaccagggcaggctgggcccagcccagaggcaggggagggggtcccCTTGCTgcctgacctgggggcagggctgtgggggtccAACTGTGTGTGCTGGAGGCCCTGTGGTggctcatgccccctccctgcagggtgGATGGGAAGGAAGCCTACGAGAACAGGCTGGAGCAGAAGAGGGAGCTCCGGGATTTCCAGAGGGTCTCTCAGGACGCCAAAGACCCCAGGCTCTTCCGGCCGCCCCGGAACGGCATCGTCGGCCACCTGCGGAGCTGCGAGGAGACCCCTGAACAG AGCCCAGATGCGAAGCTCCGGGAGGAGATCCCCTCGGATGAGAGCCTGGCCGAGTCCGTGA